In one Silene latifolia isolate original U9 population chromosome 10, ASM4854445v1, whole genome shotgun sequence genomic region, the following are encoded:
- the LOC141609150 gene encoding uncharacterized protein LOC141609150, protein MAEPSTAINIDESEVSKNRKRSDFAFILKPAKTLKIAVEALSHPKLNKKKEALIQVGPNGFEMMVWSADKRTVNGVFVMLRFKSADLQDFQCSKPLKKMLPLKGLSRVLRASQEFNPESVAIFVEQGSNRISFQWGTSALDFALGRPVNIDLKEADADHPSSINVSYMYESVVPLKELPTMIKMLPVSNNGVQYVEVTVGPEEYKIKMEWSFWESFESASGIVDNCSVCLIQDPDNYVMLRFKLGELGDMVYLNEADFISVPDLPSKGEFHSLHGSTAY, encoded by the exons ATGGCAGAACCTTCAACCGCCATAAACATTGATGAATCCGAAGTTTCCAAGAACCGAAAACGGTCAGACTTTGCCTTCATTCTGAAACCCGCCAAAACCTTGAAGATAGCAGTTGAGGCCTTATCCCACCCGAAATTGAACAAGAAGAAGGAGGCATTGATCCAAGTGGGTCCAAATGGGTTCGAAATGATGGTTTGGAGTGCCGATAAGCGCACTGTAAATGGTGTCTTTGTGATGTTACGCTTCAAGTCCGCTGATTTACAAGACTTTCAATGCTCAAAACCCTTGAAGAAGATGCTTCCATTGAAGGGACTCTCTCGAGTTCTTAGAGCTTCTCAAGAATTTAACCCCGAGTCCGTCGCCATTTTCGTTGAACAGGGTTCCAATCGAATTTCCTTTCAATGGGGTACTTCTGCACTTG ATTTTGCTCTAGGTCGTCCTGTGAATATTGACTTAAAAGAAGCTGATGCCGATCACCCAAGCTCCATCAACGTCTCATACATGTACGAGAGTGTCGTGCCATTAAAGGAGCTGCCTACAATGATAAAAATGTTGCCAGTCAGTAATAATGGAGTTCAATATG TTGAAGTGACGGTGGGGCCAGAGGAGTACAAGATCAAGATGGAATGGTCATTCTGGGAATCATTTGAGAGTGCATCAGGAATTGTAGACAACTGTTCAGTATGCCTGATACAAGACCCGGACAACTACGTAATGTTGAGGTTCAAGCTGGGTGAACTTGGAGATATGGTGTACTTGAATGAGGCGGATTTCATCTCTGTTCCGGACCTTCCTAGCAAGGGTGAGTTCCATTCGCTACACGGCAGCACTGCATACTGA